In a single window of the Lates calcarifer isolate ASB-BC8 linkage group LG1, TLL_Latcal_v3, whole genome shotgun sequence genome:
- the si:dkey-69o16.5 gene encoding LOW QUALITY PROTEIN: alpha-aspartyl dipeptidase-like (The sequence of the model RefSeq protein was modified relative to this genomic sequence to represent the inferred CDS: deleted 1 base in 1 codon): MKRRLLLVSNSTLHGSGYLDHCEHNISHFFGKDVKRVLFVPYALHNRDAYTKTARDKFKTLGYEVDSIHKAADPVDAVRKAEAIFIGGGNTFRLLKSLYDNKVVTEIRRRVLEDGIPYMGSSAGTNVATISINTTNDMPIVYPPSFSAIGLVPFNINPHYLDPDPNSRHMGETREQRITQYHEEPDTPCVLGLREGSMLLVEGNKATLLGTTKARLFTRGKSSVEYDPGSDLSVLLTDAQ, from the exons atgaagaggagactCCTGCTGGTGTCCAACTCCACCCTGCACGGCAGCGGGTACCtggaccactgtgagcacaACATCTCACACTTCTTCGGAAA AGATGTGAAGCGAGTGCTGTTTGTTCCTTATGCTCTTCATAACAGAGACGCTTACACCAAAACTGCCAGGGACAAGTTTAAGACTCtgg GTTATGAGGTGGACAGCATCCACAAGGCCGCGGACCCCGTTGATGCCGTCAGGAAGGCTGAAGCCATTTTCATCG gaggaggaaacactTTCCGGCTGCTGAAGAGCCTGTATGACAACAAGGTGGTGACAGAGATCAGGAGGAGAGTGCTGGAG gaTGGTATTCCCTACATGGGCTCCAGTGCCGGCACC AACGTGGCCACCATCAGCATCAACACCACCAACGACATGCCCATCGTCTACCCTCCGTCTTTCTCTGCCATCGGCCTCGTCCCCTTCAACATCAACCCACACTACCTCGACCCTGATCCCAACAGCCGCCACATGGGG GAGACCAGGGAGCAGAGGATCACCCAGTACCACGAAGAACCTGATACTCCCTGTGTCCTG GGTCTGAGGGAGGGGTCCATGCTGCTGGTGGAGGGAAACAAAGCCACACTACTGGGAACCACTAAGGCCAGACTTTTCACCAG